One Kineosporia sp. NBRC 101731 genomic region harbors:
- a CDS encoding helix-turn-helix domain-containing protein translates to MTPQKPTDLLTVAEVLADLQIPRRTWQRWRELGTGPQCVRLPNRELRIRRSVLAAWLENLEEAA, encoded by the coding sequence ATGACCCCGCAGAAGCCGACTGATCTCCTGACCGTCGCCGAAGTCCTGGCCGACCTCCAAATCCCGCGCCGCACATGGCAACGCTGGCGCGAACTGGGCACCGGCCCGCAGTGCGTCCGACTGCCCAACCGCGAGTTGCGCATCCGCCGCTCCGTCCTGGCCGCATGGCTCGAAAACCTTGAGGAGGCTGCGTGA
- a CDS encoding DUF3631 domain-containing protein has translation MTTADINAQTIDGAALLDRLRAILTRYVVLPSDHATDAVVLWIAATHAQPSWAHAARLVIRAPEKRCGKSRLLDIVEATCWEPLITVNASPPAIYRSIGSDEPPTILLDEADTIFGPAAQGANEDLRGLLNAGHQRNRPTIRYDAAKARVEKIPTFAMAALAGIGHMPDTIEDRAAVIRMRRRAPGETVAPYRERRDGPALRRLAAELHTWVRAHAAELAAAEPDMPVEDRAADTWEPLVAIADLAGGHWPERGRNACVVLTGERDAVSEEPLSVRLLRDCQAVFENVPALPSGVLIQRLCADPEAPWATLGPRGEWMTPMKLGKLLAEYDIRPGTYRFTEGQAKGYRRDDFADAWNRYCPPNREQAESDRGHPEEPYQTYQPHNPTSEAVRLHSVVRLEASSGHRHGSAGHDQAHAPGTAQAVPPHQAVPGLTRQNEAGTAGTATSPHSAPTCIRCRLPLTFDDGTHTHPNCA, from the coding sequence TTGACGACCGCAGACATCAACGCCCAGACCATTGACGGTGCCGCCTTGCTCGACCGCCTGCGGGCGATCCTCACTCGCTACGTCGTGCTTCCCTCCGACCACGCCACCGACGCCGTAGTCCTGTGGATAGCCGCCACCCACGCCCAACCCTCCTGGGCCCACGCCGCCCGCCTGGTCATCCGGGCACCCGAGAAGCGCTGCGGCAAGTCCCGGCTCCTGGACATCGTCGAGGCCACCTGCTGGGAACCACTGATCACCGTGAATGCCTCGCCCCCGGCCATTTACCGCTCGATCGGCTCCGACGAGCCGCCGACGATCCTGCTCGACGAGGCCGACACGATCTTCGGTCCGGCGGCTCAGGGAGCGAACGAGGACCTGCGCGGGCTACTGAACGCCGGGCATCAGCGCAATCGGCCTACGATCCGCTACGACGCTGCCAAAGCCCGCGTAGAGAAGATCCCCACCTTCGCCATGGCCGCTCTGGCCGGCATCGGCCACATGCCCGACACCATCGAGGACCGGGCCGCCGTGATCCGAATGCGCCGGCGCGCCCCCGGTGAAACCGTCGCCCCCTACCGCGAACGTCGCGACGGGCCCGCCCTACGGCGCCTGGCCGCCGAGCTGCACACGTGGGTGCGCGCCCACGCTGCCGAACTGGCTGCCGCCGAGCCCGACATGCCCGTCGAGGACCGGGCCGCCGACACCTGGGAGCCTCTTGTCGCCATCGCCGACCTGGCCGGTGGGCACTGGCCCGAGCGGGGCCGCAACGCCTGTGTTGTCCTCACCGGCGAACGGGACGCGGTGAGCGAGGAACCTCTCTCGGTGCGGCTCCTGCGCGACTGCCAGGCCGTTTTCGAGAACGTTCCCGCTCTGCCGAGCGGAGTCCTGATCCAACGTCTTTGCGCCGACCCCGAGGCGCCCTGGGCCACGCTCGGCCCCCGTGGGGAATGGATGACACCCATGAAGCTCGGCAAGCTCCTGGCCGAGTACGACATTCGCCCCGGCACCTACCGGTTCACCGAAGGCCAGGCCAAGGGGTACCGCCGCGATGACTTCGCCGACGCCTGGAACCGCTACTGCCCGCCGAACCGCGAGCAGGCGGAGTCCGATCGGGGGCACCCGGAAGAGCCGTACCAGACGTACCAGCCGCATAACCCCACGTCAGAGGCGGTACGGCTTCACTCGGTGGTACGGCTTGAAGCCTCCTCCGGACATCGCCACGGATCGGCTGGCCACGACCAGGCCCACGCCCCCGGTACGGCTCAAGCCGTACCGCCTCACCAAGCCGTACCTGGGCTGACCAGGCAAAACGAGGCTGGTACGGCTGGTACGGCTACCTCTCCCCACTCGGCACCCACCTGCATCCGATGCCGATTGCCGCTCACCTTCGACGACGGCACCCACACGCACCCGAACTGCGCCTGA